The following is a genomic window from Hymenobacter monticola.
CTCGTGCACCTGCCCGACAGTGCGGAGGACGAAGCCAACTGCGCCGTTCTGGCTGAAGCCGCCCGCACGGCCGGCTTTGCCGACGTTTTTATCTGCTCCGTGGATGCCATGACGGTATCGGTGCAGGGCGAGGAACGGGGCGTGTGGGCCGAATCGGTGCCCGGCGAGTGGCAGAAGTTCGACTTTCTGTTTAAGCTGGTGCCCTGGGAAATCCTGGCCGAGGAAGAGCCCGAGCTGACCGCCGACCTCGCCCATCTGCAACTCACCCGCGACGTGGTAACGGCCAACCCTGCCTACACCCTGCTGTTCCAGAGCAAAGCCCTGCTGGCGCACCTCTGGGACGTATTCCCGCACCACCCGCTGCTACTTGAAGCCAGCCTGAGCCCCCTGTCCGGCCACCACGTGCGCAAACCCCTGCTGGGCCGCGAAGGCCAGAACGTCACCGAAATCCAACCCGACGGCCGCCCCGGCGCCGAAGTCCCCGGCGAGTTTGGCCAGCAGCCCCAGCTCTACCAGCGCTGGGCCGAGCTGCCCACCGACGCGCAAGACCGTCGCTATCAGGCCGGCGTGTTCTGGGCCGGCGAGGCCTGTGCCATCGGCTTCCGTCGCGACACCGGGCTCATCACCAACTTGTCGGAGTTCGTGCCGCATATCTTGGTCTGAACCGCAGATTTTCGCAGATTAAACGGATAAGAACGGATTCACATGGGTCCGTTCTTTTTTATTGTAATAGATTTTGATTCAATAAGTGAATCTGGTTTTGACAAAGCGTTTAAATTCTAACGAAGGACCTCCGAAGTTTATGAGCAGGCCGATGGGTAGACGGTACGCCTCCAAATAGTTGATAATTTGGGCGTGGTGAGTTTCATTCAAGGCGCTCAGAGCTTTTAGCTCTACCAATACAGTATCGTTCACAAGAAAATCTACCCGGCGCGAGCCAATTTCATTTTGGCGGTAATAGATGGGCATCTCCAGTTCACGCTGCGCCACCACCCCGCATTGCTCCAATTCAATAGCTAACGCCCGCTGGTAAATCACCTCTTGAAAACCAGGGCCCAGCACCCGGTGCACCTGCATAGCACAACCAATGATTTTGCCCGTCAATTCTTTGTACGAGCCTAAATCAACTTGCGCTTTCTCCATACTTGAATTTCTATTTCAACAAGATAGCGAATTTGATAAAGCCAAAAAAAGAACGGACTCATGTGAATCCGTTCTTATCCGTTTAATCTGCGAAAATCTGCGGTTCAGACCTTCAGCTGGCAAATCACCGTTTCGCCGCCTTTTACTTTCTGGCCCAACTCCACCTTTACTTCGGTGTCAAGGGGCACGAAAACGTCGACGCGCGAGCCGAACTTGATGAAGCCGAACTCTTCGCCTTGGCTCACTTCGTCGCCCTCGTTCACGTACCACACAATGCGGCGGGCCATGGCGCCGGCAATCTGCCGGAAGAGCACCAGCGGGCCAGCGTCGGACTCCACTACCACGGTGGTGCGCTCGTTTTGGGTGCTGCTTTTCGGGTGCCAGGCCACGAGGTAGTTGCCGGGGTGGTACTTGAAGTATTTCACCAAGCCCGAAATCGGGTTGCGCGTCACGTGCACGTTGATGGGCGACATGAAAATGCTGATTTGCTTGCGCTCATCCTCGAAGTACTCGGGCTCGAACACGTTTTCAATCACCACCACCTTGCCATCGGCGGGCGCTATCAGCAGGTCTTCGTGGGTGAACATGTGCCGGAACGGGCTCCGGAAGAACTGCAGAATCAGCAGGAAGATGATGACGGTAGCGCCTGCAAACAGGCGGTTCACCAGCGTGTTACCCCGGTTGAAATAGAACATCAACAAGTTGAGCGCCAGCAGAATCAGCAGCGTCACAAACAGAATGCGTCGTCCTTCTTTATGTATTTTCATGAACCGCGGATTGAACGGATATTTTACGAGTAAACGGGTTTTCTCAGATTGCGAGGGGCCGTCAGGGTGATGCGTCGGGGTGAATTCCGGCAAACAAAGGTCGGCAGGAAAACTAAAAAGGCACGAACCTCGCGGCCCGTGCCTTTTCAAGAACAATTACGTCAGGATTTTAAAAACGGTTGAAGCACTGCCTTCACAACCCGCGGAACCACAGAAAATCTGTTTAATCCGTTAAAATCCGTTCCATCTGCGGTTCTTAGAAGCCGCCACGGAACTTGTAGGTCTGGGCCACTTTGTCGATGGCCACCACGTAGGCGGCAATGCGCATCGGCACCTTGTACTTCTGGCTGGTCTGGTACACCTTCTCGAAGGCCTCCGACATGATGCGGTCGGCGCGCTCGGTCACCATGTCGAGGCTCCATTTGAAGCCTTGCTTGTTCTGCACCCACTCGAAGTACGACACCGTGACGCCGCCCGAGTTGGCCAGAATGTCCGGCACCACCATAATGCCCTTCTCGTTGATGATGGGGTCGGCCGAGGCCGAGGTGGGGCCGTTGGCGCCTTCCACGATGAGCTTGGCCTTGATGTCGTGGGCGTTGTGCTCGGTGATGACGTCCTCCACGGCGGCGGGCACCAGCACGTCCACGTCGGAGGTCAGCAGGTCGTTGGGGTCCATCGGCGTGGCGCCGGTGAAGCCTTCGAGGCGGCCGTTGTGGGCGTTTTTGTAGGCAATGGCTTCGTCAATGTTAATGCCGTTCTCATTCCAGTAAGCGCCCGAAATGTCCGACACGGCCTTGATTTTCACGCCTTGCTGGTGCAGCAGCACCGCCGCCCACGAGCCCACGTTGCCGAAGCCCTGCACGGCGGCCGATACTTCCGTCGGCTTCAGGCCCAGTTTCTTGAGCGCGGCCAAGGCCGACACCATCACGCCGCGGCCGGTGGCCTCGGTGCGGCCCAGCGAGCCGCCCATTACCAGCGGCTTGCCCGTCACCACGGCGGGCGAAGTCATGCCATTGGTTTTCGAGAATTCGTCCATCAGCCACGCCATTTCGCGGGGGCCGGTGCCCATGTCGGGAGCCGGAATGTCGCGGTCGGGGCCGAAAATGTCTTTAAGGGCCAGCGTGTAGCCGCGCGTCATGCGCTCAATTTCGCCGGCGCTCATGGTGGTGGGGTCGCAGATGATGCCACCCTTGGCACCGCCGTACGGGATGTCGACCACGGCGCACTTCCAGGTCATCCAGGCCGCGAGGGCCTTCACCTCGTCGAGGTGTACGTTCTTGTCGTAGCGGATGCCGCCCTTGCTCGGGCCCAGAATGGTGTTGTGAATGACGCGGTAGCCTTCAAAAACCTTGATTTTGCCGTTGTCCATCGTCACCGGAATATGCACAATCACCTGCTTGTCAGGTGCTTTAAGCACGTTGTAGGTTTCGTCGTCGAGGCCAAGGATTTCGGCGGCGATGTTGAAACGCGACATCATCGATTCCAGCGGGTTTTCGCGGTCGACTTTCGGGGCCGGTTCTTTATACACGGTATTAGCAGCCATGCGGAAGGGGGTTGGTTTAAGGAAACGTTGGGTGGGACGATAGGTACGTTTTAGGCCCGCAAAGGTATTGGTTTTGGCAGGATGCGGAAGGAATTTGCCGCAAACGTTTGGGGACGGTTGTAACTACCTGTCACTACGGAGCATCCAGCTGTCATTGCGAGCGCAGCGAAGCAATCCGTCCTGTCAGAATCGGACACACCCTTTTACCAGAAAGCCCCGGCACTGCGCAGTGCCGGGACTTTCTGGGTTTAAAAAGCTTTGTCACATCATTGAGTGGGTCGCTGAGAACAGGACGGATTGCTTCGGCTCCGCCTCGCAATGACAGGCTCTCCGTCTTTTCGCTCGGCCCCTACCCCGCCAGCAGCTGCAGCAGCGCCAGCACCGGCAGCACCAGCAAAAACGCGTCGAACCGGTCGAGCAGGCCGCCGTGGCCGGGCATGATGCTGCCCGAGTCCTTCACCCCCACGCTGCGCTTGAGCATGGATTCGGCCAAATCGCCCAGCGGCGCGAACACGGCCACCACGCCGGCCGCCACCAAACGGTGCGTGAGCGGCATGTCGGGCAGCATGAAGCCGATGGCCCAGCCCACCACCAGCGTGAGCACGAAGCCGCCGGCCCAGCCTTCCCAGGTTTTGCCGGGCGAGATTTTGGGGGCCAGCTTGTGCTTGCCGATGGCCCGGCCCACGGCGTAGGCGCCGATGTCGGACGCCCAGATGAGGAAGAGCAGGACGAAGATGCGGCGGTAGTCGTAGCCAGTGCCATTAAACGACAAGAGACTTAGCGTCACCATCGGCATAGTCACATAGAGAAGCCCAAGAAGAGTTACGGCAACATCAGCAAACGGCTGCTTACTTTCAGGCCATTTGCGCATTTCTCGCAACAGCAGAATAACAGGGGTCAAAAACGCGATAACTAGCAGCGCATTGTAACAAATGAACCAAGCTTCAGAGGTCAAACTTGAGACCAGTGAACCACTTGTTATGGCTACGTAGCCATCGGAAGGACCTTGCGTGCCAGGTTTAAATATGTGTTCCAGATGCCCTGTCAGGCTTTGTCTTGTATGAAACAAAGCAAAGGCCAACGTACTAACCCCCACCCCAATCCACGTGGCCGGCGCGTAGCCGCCCGCCCGCATCATGCGGTAAAACTCCCACAGCATCACGGCCTGCACAGCGGCGAAGAACAGCCCAAACGTCCAGGGGCTGAACCAGACGCTGCCCAGCAGCAGCGCGGCGCCGATGATGCCCCAGGTGATGCGCAGCTGTAGGTTGCTGGGGCCAGTTTTGTCGGCGTTGGTTTCGGAAGAAAGCGGGGGTGTAGAGTCGGCCAAAGTAGGAAAGGGTGTAGAGACGCGACCCTTCGCGTCTCGGCGTTTGAGCTTGAATTAGGGCAATTACGGTTGTTCGGACGCGTCGTTCAACGGGCAGAAGCGAAGGGTCGCGTCTCTACACCGTTCGGGTTACGCCTTCGCTGCTGAGGGTGAGCATCTGGGTGGGCGGGGCCACGGCGGCGGCCGTCATGCGCTGATGCAGCAGGTAGAGCACCACCACCGTGAGCAGGCCCGAGGGCAGCACCAGCCACCACGGCAGCGCCTCGTTGGAATCGGCATCGAAGCCCCAGCCCAGCGCGCCCTGCTGGGTGAGATAGAGCAGCAGCAGCTGAAAGGCATTCTGGGTGAAGTGCGCCGCCATACTCACCAAAATATTGCCGCTCCAGAGGTATAGATACCCCAGCACCAGGCCCAACACAAAGCGCGGCACAAACCCGAAAAACTGGAGGTGAATGGCCGAAAAAATGGCCGCCGCCACCCACACGCCCACGTGCGGCGAAAACCAGCGCACCAGGTTTTTCTGCACCACGCCCCGGAAAACCAACTCCTCGGCCACGGCTGGCACCAGCGCCACCACCACCACGCCCACCAAAAACCGCGTGCCGGTATTGAACCGGGTGAGGAATTTGGTGAGCACGGCAGCGCGGTCTTCGCTGGCGCGGGCCCACACCTCAAAATCGTGCAGGGCGGTGGGGAAGTGCGCCCCCGCGTTCCAGGCAATGATGACCGACATCAGCGGCATGATGACGAGAATGAGCGCGGCCGCCGCCGCCAGCCACCAGCCCGCCCCCAACCGGCGCGGGCTGAAGTACTCGGCCCAGCCGTAGCCCAGCGCCGAGGCCAGCGCCAGCGCGCCACCCCCAAACACCAGCCCCAGTGTCACGCCCTGAATCATCATCATCACGCCCCAGCCATTGGGCGATTCGGTGGGGCGCTGCATGGCCGTCATCAGCTCACCCATCGACAGGCCGAAGCCGCCTATGCCCCAGGCAAATATCACGGCGTAGGCCACGCAGAGGCAAAGCACCATGAAGACCAGCAGAAATATAATCTGGAGGCCGGGGTGCAGCGTGCGGGACAGGAAACCTTTCATGGCGGGGCGCAAGTTGGGAAGGGCGTAAATTTACCGCAGTTTTTAACTTAGGCTTAATCAAACAAAGAACGTGCTTCGTTTCGGCGTGGCGCCTCACCCCCAGCCCCTCTCCCAAAGGAGCGGGGTGCCAGCCGACATTTAGAGCCGAACCGGTGCCCCCTCTCCTTTGGGAGAGGGGGTCAGGGGGTGAGGCGTAAGACCGGAACGAAACACTCTTCTTCATCCAACTCCTTATTTCCCGTGGTCAAAATAGGCAACATCTCCCTCCCCGACTTTCCGCTCCTGCTCGCGCCCATGGAGGACGTGAGCGACCCGCCCTTCCGCGCCGTGTGCAAGGCCAACGGGGCCGATTTGATGTACACCGAGTTTATTTCCTCGGAAGGCCTCATTCGGGCGGCCGCCAAGAGCCGCAAGAAGCTCGACGTGTTCGACTACGAGCGGCCCATCGGCATCCAACTCTTTGGCTCCGACGTGGAGACCATGGGCGAGTGCGCGGCCATCAGCACCGAGGCCGGACCCGACCTCATCGACATCAACTACGGCTGCCCGGTGAAGCAGGTGGCCTGCCGCGGGGCCGGCGCCGCCCTGCTCCAGGACATTCCCAAAATGGTGGCCATGACGGCCGCCGTGGTGAAAAGCACCCACCTGCCCGTGACCGTGAAAACCCGCCTGGGCTGGGACGAGGGCACCAAAAATGTGGAAGAAGTGGCCGAGCGCCTGCAAGACGTGGGCATCCAAGCCCTCACGGTGCACGGCCGCACCCGCGCCCAGCTCTACAAGGGCGAGGCCGACTGGCGCCTCATCGCCAGCATTAAAAACAACCCGCGCATCCACATCCCCATCTTCGGCAACGGCGACATCGACTCGCCCCAGAAGGCGCTGGAATACCAGCAGCGCTACGGCGTGGACGGCGTGATGATAGGCCGCGCCAGCATCGGCTACCCCTGGATTTTCCGGGAGGTGAAGCACTACGTGGCCACCGGCCAGCTGCTGGCCCCGCCCACGCTGGAAGAGCGGGTGGCCATGTGCCAGATGCACTTCGACCGCAGCGTGGAGTGGAAGGGCCCGAAGGTGGGCATCTTTGAGATGCGCCGGCACTACGCGCACTATTTCCGCGGGCTAGAGGGCGCCAAGGCCTGGCGCACCCGCCTGGTGGAGGCCGGCACCCCGGCCGAGGTGTACGAGATTTTGCAGGAGATTGCCAGCAGCGACGCCGTACTGGTGGGCTAGCAGAACACGCCTAGAACGTCATGCTGAGCGCAGCCGAAGCATCTCTACCGCAATAGTAATCCAACCATTTGAGTTACTGTTGCGGTAGAGATGCTTCGGCTGCGCTCAGCATGACGTTTTTTCTAACACATACATGATTCCGATTTACGAAAAGAAAACCCGCATCAAAATCCTGGTGGCGGCGCTGGCCCTGCTTATCGGGGCGGCCACCGTCATCTACACCAACTGGTTGGTGAAGCGGGTGGCCGAGCGCGAGCAGCAGCAGATTCAACTCTACGCCAAAGCCCAGCAGTTTACCGTTAATTCGGAAACCATCAATCCGTTCATTTTTGACCAAATCATCAACGGCAACACGACCATCCCGGTCATTCTCACCGACGGCACCAACATCGTCAGTGCCAAGAACATCGACATGCTGCCGCGCCTGCCCGAAGCCGATTCGATGGCTGTGCTGCAGCAGGAGCTGGCCAAGATGAAGCTGCTGCATCCGCCCATTGTGGTGGAGCTGGGGGCCGGGGCGCGCAACTACATCTACTACCGCGACTCGCAGCTGCTGCGGCAACTGCGCACCTACCCGCTGGTGCAACTGGTGGTGATTGGCTGCCTGGCCGTCATTGCCTACTTCGCGTTCAGCGCCTCGCGCCGGGCCGAGCAAAACCGCGTGTGGGTGGGCCTGGCCAAGGAAACGGCCCACCAGTTGGGCACGCCCCTCAGCAGCCTAGTGGGCTGGCAAAGCTACCTGCGCGAGAGCGACCGGTTCCGCGACG
Proteins encoded in this region:
- a CDS encoding glutathionylspermidine synthase family protein — encoded protein: MINLLPLSGDVAPAVRTLGWDWAIEDACQHYVAREAVQLSENEAEALLQAADTLYDMLVEAIPDPIPDELLRKLAIPANLWEAVRHSWNDERHWHLYGRFDLALTADGPKLLEFNADTATSLPETAVVQWASLVAAGQASDERQANGLFECLEDQFRHWRGLNNDRQATLLLVHLPDSAEDEANCAVLAEAARTAGFADVFICSVDAMTVSVQGEERGVWAESVPGEWQKFDFLFKLVPWEILAEEEPELTADLAHLQLTRDVVTANPAYTLLFQSKALLAHLWDVFPHHPLLLEASLSPLSGHHVRKPLLGREGQNVTEIQPDGRPGAEVPGEFGQQPQLYQRWAELPTDAQDRRYQAGVFWAGEACAIGFRRDTGLITNLSEFVPHILV
- a CDS encoding GxxExxY protein, with translation MEKAQVDLGSYKELTGKIIGCAMQVHRVLGPGFQEVIYQRALAIELEQCGVVAQRELEMPIYYRQNEIGSRRVDFLVNDTVLVELKALSALNETHHAQIINYLEAYRLPIGLLINFGGPSLEFKRFVKTRFTY
- a CDS encoding phosphatidylserine decarboxylase family protein, whose translation is MKIHKEGRRILFVTLLILLALNLLMFYFNRGNTLVNRLFAGATVIIFLLILQFFRSPFRHMFTHEDLLIAPADGKVVVIENVFEPEYFEDERKQISIFMSPINVHVTRNPISGLVKYFKYHPGNYLVAWHPKSSTQNERTTVVVESDAGPLVLFRQIAGAMARRIVWYVNEGDEVSQGEEFGFIKFGSRVDVFVPLDTEVKVELGQKVKGGETVICQLKV
- a CDS encoding Glu/Leu/Phe/Val family dehydrogenase, producing the protein MAANTVYKEPAPKVDRENPLESMMSRFNIAAEILGLDDETYNVLKAPDKQVIVHIPVTMDNGKIKVFEGYRVIHNTILGPSKGGIRYDKNVHLDEVKALAAWMTWKCAVVDIPYGGAKGGIICDPTTMSAGEIERMTRGYTLALKDIFGPDRDIPAPDMGTGPREMAWLMDEFSKTNGMTSPAVVTGKPLVMGGSLGRTEATGRGVMVSALAALKKLGLKPTEVSAAVQGFGNVGSWAAVLLHQQGVKIKAVSDISGAYWNENGINIDEAIAYKNAHNGRLEGFTGATPMDPNDLLTSDVDVLVPAAVEDVITEHNAHDIKAKLIVEGANGPTSASADPIINEKGIMVVPDILANSGGVTVSYFEWVQNKQGFKWSLDMVTERADRIMSEAFEKVYQTSQKYKVPMRIAAYVVAIDKVAQTYKFRGGF
- a CDS encoding phosphatidate cytidylyltransferase produces the protein MADSTPPLSSETNADKTGPSNLQLRITWGIIGAALLLGSVWFSPWTFGLFFAAVQAVMLWEFYRMMRAGGYAPATWIGVGVSTLAFALFHTRQSLTGHLEHIFKPGTQGPSDGYVAITSGSLVSSLTSEAWFICYNALLVIAFLTPVILLLREMRKWPESKQPFADVAVTLLGLLYVTMPMVTLSLLSFNGTGYDYRRIFVLLFLIWASDIGAYAVGRAIGKHKLAPKISPGKTWEGWAGGFVLTLVVGWAIGFMLPDMPLTHRLVAAGVVAVFAPLGDLAESMLKRSVGVKDSGSIMPGHGGLLDRFDAFLLVLPVLALLQLLAG
- a CDS encoding CPBP family intramembrane glutamic endopeptidase, producing MKGFLSRTLHPGLQIIFLLVFMVLCLCVAYAVIFAWGIGGFGLSMGELMTAMQRPTESPNGWGVMMMIQGVTLGLVFGGGALALASALGYGWAEYFSPRRLGAGWWLAAAAALILVIMPLMSVIIAWNAGAHFPTALHDFEVWARASEDRAAVLTKFLTRFNTGTRFLVGVVVVALVPAVAEELVFRGVVQKNLVRWFSPHVGVWVAAAIFSAIHLQFFGFVPRFVLGLVLGYLYLWSGNILVSMAAHFTQNAFQLLLLYLTQQGALGWGFDADSNEALPWWLVLPSGLLTVVVLYLLHQRMTAAAVAPPTQMLTLSSEGVTRTV
- the dusB gene encoding tRNA dihydrouridine synthase DusB; protein product: MVKIGNISLPDFPLLLAPMEDVSDPPFRAVCKANGADLMYTEFISSEGLIRAAAKSRKKLDVFDYERPIGIQLFGSDVETMGECAAISTEAGPDLIDINYGCPVKQVACRGAGAALLQDIPKMVAMTAAVVKSTHLPVTVKTRLGWDEGTKNVEEVAERLQDVGIQALTVHGRTRAQLYKGEADWRLIASIKNNPRIHIPIFGNGDIDSPQKALEYQQRYGVDGVMIGRASIGYPWIFREVKHYVATGQLLAPPTLEERVAMCQMHFDRSVEWKGPKVGIFEMRRHYAHYFRGLEGAKAWRTRLVEAGTPAEVYEILQEIASSDAVLVG
- a CDS encoding ATP-binding protein translates to MIPIYEKKTRIKILVAALALLIGAATVIYTNWLVKRVAEREQQQIQLYAKAQQFTVNSETINPFIFDQIINGNTTIPVILTDGTNIVSAKNIDMLPRLPEADSMAVLQQELAKMKLLHPPIVVELGAGARNYIYYRDSQLLRQLRTYPLVQLVVIGCLAVIAYFAFSASRRAEQNRVWVGLAKETAHQLGTPLSSLVGWQSYLRESDRFRDEPIVEELGKDIRRLEIITERFSNIGSVPVLKDENLLQTTRNAIEYLQSRVSKKVVFKIESDLPMDTPARINVPLFDWVIENICKNAVDAMDGRGSITLHLRRVRTRRTWYRRGAPPRQVAVDITDTGKGIPKNKMESVFMPGYTTKKRGWGLGLALAKRIIENYHEGKLFVKWSEQGRGTTFRVVLNQ